Genomic window (Leptotrichia sp. oral taxon 212):
CAACTTCACCAGTTTCCGTATAAACTATTTTAGCCTTATCAGCTCTTGGATATTCAGTGATTTCAATATATGCTTTTTCACATGCAATTACAACTCTTTTTGGCTGTTTTGAATGAAGTGTAAGTGCTATTGTTGACATCTGCTGTTCCTTGTTCATCATGATTATTCCCACCTGTTCATCTACTCCTGTTGGTGCATATTTTACCTGAGAAAGAACATTGTCAGGTTTTGAAGTCATAAACAGCCTTGTAATGGAAATAGCATAAACTCCTATATCAAGCAATGCACCTCCTGCGAGATTTCTATTGAAAAATCTGTTATTCATGTCATATTCCTTGTAACTTCCAAAATTGACCTGTATCATCTTTACATCGCCCAGCTTACCTGAATTTACAATTTCTGAAAGTTCAGTATAAAGTGGCATATTAAAAATTGTCATTGCTTCCCCAAGAATAAGATCTTTTTCCTTTGCAATTTTTACTGCTTCTTCAAGTTCTTCACTATTTAGTGTAATTGATTTTTCACATAATACATGCTTCCCATTTTTAAGTGCTTCAATCATAAATTTTATATGTGTGTTATGAGGTGTCGTAATGTAGATTATATCAGTTTCTTTGTCTGTAAACATATCTTCTATTTTGTCATAGACTTTTTGAACTCCGTATTTTTCTGCAAATTCCACAGCCTTTTCATGTGTCCTGTTTGCTACTGCATAAAGATTTTTTCCCATTTTTTCAAGTGCCTGTGTCATTTCATTTGCAATTATGCCTGTTCCCAGAACAGCCCATTTTAATTCTTTTTCTATCTTTTCTTCCATAGTTATCCTCCTCGTAGCAAATGATATCTCTATTTCAATATAAAATTAATATTATTCATAATGATTTGCACAGGCAATAACTACTATAGCTGTTTCTGTCAGTTTATATATAAACCTGTGCTTATCAGTAATTCTTCTGCTCCAATATCCATTCAGTTCATGTTTTAAAGGCTCCGGCTTCCCTATCCCCTCATTGCCATTTCTTTTAATATCCTTTATTATTTCATTTATTTTTTTAACTATTTTTTTATCCTGTTTTTGCCACTGGATATATTCTTCCCAAGCCTCATTATTCCAAATTAGATTCATTATTCCACCTCAATTATATCATGTATCTGTACATTTCCCGCCTCTACTTCTTCTTTTCTTTTTAATAGTTCATTGTAATATTTCTTATTTGACATGATGTAAAGATTTTCCATCAAATTGTTATACTCCTCTTCACTCATCAGTACCACATTTTTATCATTTTTTCTTGTTATGATGACTGTTTCATAATCATCCGTTGCCTTATCACAATATTTTTTTAAATTGTTTCTCACATTTGAATAATTTGTAGCTATCATTTAAATCACCTCTTTTTTATTGTACAATATTTTTGACAATTTTTCAATATATTTTATCTTTTTTGCAACGAAAAGCTTTTCGTTCCATTTTTTGTTTCATTTTGCAACAAAAAAATACGCCAAATTTATGACGCATTTTCTATTTAGTCTTCATCTTTCTGATATTGCGATACTGTTTTCCCTGTCCATTTTTTAAATGCCCGATAAAAAGAAGAAGTTTCACTATATCCAACCAGATAGGCTATTTCATCTATTGAAAGTTCCTTTGCTTCCAAATAGTTGAAGGTCATCATTTTTTGAATATCTTTTACCATCTGATTGAAACTGGTATTTTCTACTGACAGATTTCTTTGAAGAGTCCTTCCACTTATCCCAAACTCTTCTGCTACATTTTCCAGTCCAAACTGCCCGCTCGGAATAAGATGAAAAAGTTTTTTCTGAACTCTGCTTGCAAAAGTTTCAAATGTCTCACTTTCCATTTCTGCCAATTTCTGCTTCAATTGCGGTTCCAAATATTCCACCATTATATTATTTGCTGTCAAAAATGGCTTTTTCAAATCTTTCATGCTAAAAATGACTTCATTTTGTTTTGCTTTATTTATCGTAGCGTTTATCTCTTTTGTCAATAATTCACCATACTCAAAAGGACTTGTAACACTTACTGGAGATATTTCCTTTCCAATTCCTTTATTTAATAAATTTATCAACATAAGCTGTTCATTCAAGACCGCAAAACGTGGTAATTGTTTTTCCCTTTGTTCAAAAAAATACTGAGCTTGAACTATTTCTTCAAATTCTTTAATTTCTAAAGATACAGGTCCTATTAATTTTTTATATTTTGCCAGCCTTTTTAAACCTTCAAGTCCATTTTTTGAAGAAAGTGCCGCAAAAAAAGATGGAATAAACACATTCAAGTTATCAATATTGCTAATCGCTGAAATTTGCTCATCAGTAATGACTTCATCAATTTTTTTCAAAAATAAATAATATTCCTCAGTGGAAAACTGAATTTCCTCTTTCCACAAAATATTCGGTATTCCCGTTTGTTCAAGAATATTTTCAATTGATAATCCAATACTCCTTAAAAAATCCTGAAATTGCTTTGGCATAGTTATTTTCATTTATTTAACCCCTTATTTAAAACTATTTTATATCCTAACCCATTAATTTTTTCATAATTTTATCAAAAACTTTTGTTGGAAGAATAGTATGTAAAAATACTAACGGTTTTGCCATAAATCCTATTAAATATCTTGCTTTAGGACGGTTGCTGTTTACTGCTTTTGAAATGGCTTTTGTAATAACAATAGGATTGGAAAGCAAGTTTCCTGAATATTGTTTTTTCATTCCTTTTGCTGTTTTCATTGCTTCTTTTTCATATGCTCCACCTTTTGCAGAATTTGCCAGTTTATCTGAAGCAATAATTCCCCAATCAGTTTTTATTCCACCTGGCTCAATAAGTGAAACATCTATTCCAAAATCAGACACTTCCATACGCAATGCATCACTAAATGCTTCAAGTGCATATTTAGTTGCATGGTACCATGCTCCAAAATAAGTTGTCAGTCTTCCTCCCATTGATGAAACATTTATAATCCTTCCTTCTTTCTGTTTTCGCATATGTGGAAGTACCAGCTGAACTAATCTCGCTAATCCAAATAAATTCACTTCAAACTGTCTTCTTGCCTCATTTATTTCTACATCTTCTACTGCACCGAAAGAACCATATCCCGCATTATTTATCAGAACATCAATACGTCCTTCATTTCCAATTATTGTATCAATTGAACTTTTAATACTTTCCTCATCAGTCACATCCAAATATATAGGTTTAACTCCAAACTGCTTTAAAGTTTCCATTTTTTCTATTCTTCTAGCCGCACCATAAACCACATTCCCTTCTTTCGCCAAACTTTCTGCTGTATTATATCCAATTCCACTACTTGCTCCTGTCAATAAAATTATCTTTTTCATATTTTTAATTTTCCTCTCTTTTCTTCATCATTTTTA
Coding sequences:
- a CDS encoding oxidoreductase, whose translation is MKKIILLTGASSGIGYNTAESLAKEGNVVYGAARRIEKMETLKQFGVKPIYLDVTDEESIKSSIDTIIGNEGRIDVLINNAGYGSFGAVEDVEINEARRQFEVNLFGLARLVQLVLPHMRKQKEGRIINVSSMGGRLTTYFGAWYHATKYALEAFSDALRMEVSDFGIDVSLIEPGGIKTDWGIIASDKLANSAKGGAYEKEAMKTAKGMKKQYSGNLLSNPIVITKAISKAVNSNRPKARYLIGFMAKPLVFLHTILPTKVFDKIMKKLMG
- a CDS encoding Gfo/Idh/MocA family protein, producing the protein MEEKIEKELKWAVLGTGIIANEMTQALEKMGKNLYAVANRTHEKAVEFAEKYGVQKVYDKIEDMFTDKETDIIYITTPHNTHIKFMIEALKNGKHVLCEKSITLNSEELEEAVKIAKEKDLILGEAMTIFNMPLYTELSEIVNSGKLGDVKMIQVNFGSYKEYDMNNRFFNRNLAGGALLDIGVYAISITRLFMTSKPDNVLSQVKYAPTGVDEQVGIIMMNKEQQMSTIALTLHSKQPKRVVIACEKAYIEITEYPRADKAKIVYTETGEVEEITAGMTSNALQYELQNMEESVKTGINKMKLEYTIDVMDIMTKLRKEWGMTYPEEE
- a CDS encoding Txe/YoeB family addiction module toxin, which produces MNLIWNNEAWEEYIQWQKQDKKIVKKINEIIKDIKRNGNEGIGKPEPLKHELNGYWSRRITDKHRFIYKLTETAIVVIACANHYE
- a CDS encoding AraC family transcriptional regulator codes for the protein MKITMPKQFQDFLRSIGLSIENILEQTGIPNILWKEEIQFSTEEYYLFLKKIDEVITDEQISAISNIDNLNVFIPSFFAALSSKNGLEGLKRLAKYKKLIGPVSLEIKEFEEIVQAQYFFEQREKQLPRFAVLNEQLMLINLLNKGIGKEISPVSVTSPFEYGELLTKEINATINKAKQNEVIFSMKDLKKPFLTANNIMVEYLEPQLKQKLAEMESETFETFASRVQKKLFHLIPSGQFGLENVAEEFGISGRTLQRNLSVENTSFNQMVKDIQKMMTFNYLEAKELSIDEIAYLVGYSETSSFYRAFKKWTGKTVSQYQKDED
- a CDS encoding type II toxin-antitoxin system Phd/YefM family antitoxin gives rise to the protein MIATNYSNVRNNLKKYCDKATDDYETVIITRKNDKNVVLMSEEEYNNLMENLYIMSNKKYYNELLKRKEEVEAGNVQIHDIIEVE